Proteins from one Sphingopyxis terrae subsp. terrae NBRC 15098 genomic window:
- a CDS encoding nucleotidyltransferase domain-containing protein codes for MGISFDRSARIAGYRPSVFKRALLSFSRTRSPGKTIDLKTVFPERSDGAIVFEECLDRGLIDPTITKLTETGEALALAKANPRTPLAKAQAVLNSFLDRIEALRCNPDGVQDVDQVWLFGSLMRGADSVGDIDVAVTRSRRPHFANDHDGRQRHVNQLVAKMSDAPHDWAGPWSKEEWLFKRAIYGAMRHPLLAGAQYGTADLQALGVPCRLIYDRARGGRVDDPVLARHPESLGRSNNVSPPFEMPNLEPAPIQPMDARWVAGFSETGMVSPYHIFRGWTRDARALFPRFPDGLRIVADDDALLHSPSVPALLKRPRLDGRKAVALVNATERLKTGLILHREIEISSSHWTLHTRFSNLQICRASGHVNPATLPALASAAALILAVDAEHMLRRAGEAPAPPIVRIAADTTDLSENLRFNLSEPLQSLLRKRIARIETDEDCTCRHVEFADFIRNTAE; via the coding sequence CAAGCGCGCGCTGCTCAGCTTCTCGCGAACACGCTCGCCAGGCAAGACAATAGATCTGAAGACCGTGTTTCCCGAACGCAGCGACGGTGCCATCGTATTCGAGGAATGCCTCGACAGAGGGTTGATCGATCCCACGATAACGAAACTTACCGAGACCGGCGAGGCGCTCGCCCTTGCCAAGGCTAATCCGCGAACGCCCTTGGCGAAGGCGCAGGCAGTTCTGAACAGCTTTCTGGATCGGATAGAAGCCCTCAGGTGCAATCCGGATGGCGTGCAGGACGTCGATCAAGTCTGGCTATTTGGCAGCCTCATGCGAGGCGCGGATAGCGTTGGCGACATTGACGTGGCGGTGACGAGGTCGCGCCGCCCCCATTTTGCGAATGATCATGACGGCAGGCAGAGGCATGTTAATCAGCTCGTGGCAAAAATGTCTGATGCCCCCCACGACTGGGCTGGGCCATGGTCGAAGGAAGAGTGGCTGTTCAAGCGGGCGATCTATGGCGCAATGCGCCATCCCCTTCTCGCCGGAGCGCAATACGGTACCGCCGATCTGCAGGCATTGGGGGTACCCTGCCGCCTGATCTACGATCGAGCGCGAGGCGGAAGAGTTGATGATCCCGTCCTTGCCAGACATCCTGAATCTCTCGGTCGAAGCAATAATGTCAGTCCGCCATTTGAGATGCCGAATCTTGAGCCTGCCCCCATCCAACCCATGGACGCGCGTTGGGTTGCGGGTTTCTCGGAAACAGGCATGGTTTCGCCATATCATATATTCCGAGGCTGGACGCGCGACGCGCGCGCCTTGTTCCCCCGCTTTCCTGACGGCCTGCGCATTGTCGCCGATGATGACGCCTTGCTTCACTCTCCGTCGGTACCGGCGCTTTTGAAAAGACCGAGACTCGATGGCCGAAAGGCCGTCGCGCTTGTCAACGCAACCGAACGGCTGAAAACTGGCCTTATCCTTCACCGTGAAATCGAGATCAGCTCGTCGCACTGGACGCTGCACACCCGCTTCTCCAATCTTCAAATTTGCCGAGCCAGCGGCCATGTAAATCCCGCGACGCTGCCGGCTCTAGCCTCCGCAGCTGCGCTTATTCTCGCGGTCGATGCAGAACATATGCTTAGAAGAGCAGGCGAGGCGCCTGCTCCGCCAATCGTTCGGATTGCGGCAGACACTACGGATTTAAGTGAAAATCTGCGATTCAATCTGTCTGAACCGCTTCAAAGCTTATTGCGCAAGCGCATTGCTCGCATTGAAACAGATGAAGATTGCACTTGCAGACATGTTGAATTCGCCGACTTCATCAGAAATACCGCAGAATAA